The following proteins come from a genomic window of Malus sylvestris chromosome 4, drMalSylv7.2, whole genome shotgun sequence:
- the LOC126620265 gene encoding 60S ribosomal protein L36-3-like, with the protein MAPAAPKSGIFVGLNKGHIVTKRELPPRPSDRKGKTSKRVHFVRNLIREVAGFAPYEKRITELLKVGKDKRALKVAKRKLGTHKRAKKKREEMSNVLRKMRSGGDKK; encoded by the exons ATGGCTCCCGCCGCCCCCAAGAGTGGGATCTTCGTCGGCCTCAACAAGGGCCACATCGTCACCAAGCGTGAATTGCCTCCTCGCCCATCTGACCGCAAGGGg AAAACTAGTAAGAGGGTGCACTTTGTGAGGAATTTGATCAGGGAAGTTGCGGGGTTTGCTCCCTATGAGAAGAGGATTACCGAGCTTTTGAAGGTCGGGAAGGACAAGCGTGCTCTTAAGGTGGCCAAGCGAAAGTTGGGTACCCACAAGAGGgccaagaagaagagagaggagatGTCCAACGTTCTCCGCAAGATGAG GTCTGGTGGTGATAAGAAGTGA